The Lasioglossum baleicum chromosome 18, iyLasBale1, whole genome shotgun sequence genomic sequence CAAGTGAGGCAGATGTTGAGGTGATCTCACATTTAACTGTGACACTCGATCTGTATAAGGAAATGTTTATGTTTGTAGACAATAGAACAGTATGAAAAATACGTACTCTATCGTCTTTGCCTGTTAAACGTGACATTTCGTCGATCTTCGTGTTGTGTTTTTCCATCAGCAGTATCATTGACTCGGATACAACGTTGAAATACTTCATTTGCACTATAACGTTGTCCGGGGTCATCAGTTGCGGTAGCTCTGTGCATAAAGCCTCCACGATACACGatacaaaattctaaaatatcGTCGATCAATCAAAAATCAACTCGAGTAAACTTCTGTAACGTTCTTAATGAATTTGGAAAATGCAATTATTTCCACGCTGTACACACTTCGATATCTTGTATTGTCAGCCCCATGTCTTTGTGTAGCATCGCGATGTAGCCGAGGAGATAGTCCCTCTGGGCAGGCTTGACATTATAATTGATAAACAATACGGCTATGATGTCGTAAATAAtggtgaatttttttttaactttagcCTCGCGTACGAACTCCGGTATTGACTCGTCTTCGAAGTATTTTGCGTATTGGgggtaatttttaaaaagtctgcAAGTTCATACGATTATTTTATAGTAATTATCAACGCAACCAGATTGTTCAGTGGTTAATGAAAAGGAGAAATAATTACGTCGTATACATCGTAAACCCGTAGTACGCACTATCCTTTTCCACAGTTTTCCAAATCGTTTGTATTATCTCAAAGTCTTTGCTCTCGATTAGGGGAAGCCCCTCGtggtgttgtttcgttttcgctGCACACGCTGTCATTAGGTTCCCCATATTTTTCGTGCAAGATATTTTGACACATTCGCACAATAATTGAAAATCGTTTCCCTCATTgtgcatctctctctctcatagAAGTAAATATATATCATTTATTTTCTACacataatatttacatataaaatattcttgacATTTTTGTAATACATTTATTACACAAATTTCTCGCTTAAAAGTATGTTCCTATGCAGAAACTTTACACAATGTATCCGCATATTGAAATTCGGAACTGTTCTCGTACTCGCACATGTCCAAAGCAATTATGCAGCTCTCACGCACAACTCTTTTACTGTcatctaaatatttatttaaaatactgaaacAATCTGGAGTTGCTATAGAGCCTAAAGCTTCTGCACACTCGTGCCGAACCATTTCATTCTCGTTCTCGTCTTCTAGGGAAGCTCGCAAGTAAGGTACAGTGATTTCTTCCTGTAGTTGTCCAAGAACAAAGGCTATCTCATGTCTGAACAGAGCGCTACCAGCTTTTAAACCTGCAAATAgaacataaaatataatatattataatagaaaatattacAACAAGAAATTGATATTCTTACCGTCACTGAGAGCAAGAATGCTTTCAGGTGTACGGATATTCCTCAATGAAAACATAGCTTGGTATCTTTCAAATAAGGGAACATCCTCATTTAGAAGAATATTCTTTAACTTCTGGATATCAGAAATATCTGTCGGCGGAGCTGGATCCACCGACATGTAAGGACTCTTTTTGGAATTCGTTGAGACATCGTTTGACTTTAACCATTGCAATAGGCGCAATGCCAACTGACAAGTTTCTGCAACTTCTGGTACGCTGTCCTTGCTATACTCCTCCAAAACTGGAATTACGCTAATGTCTCCAATTGCGCCTAAAGCTTCCCCTgtaataataaaattcaaatatttcaatGTTCCATGGATTGAAGATTGacgtatgaatatcaaatttaaatttaCCTGCTTCGTGACGAACCATTGGTTCC encodes the following:
- the Nero gene encoding deoxyhypusine hydroxylase nero → MSQVNDNQIAAIGRVLNDKNRPLKERFRALFTLKNVGGSEAVEQIHNCFKDDSALLKHELAYCLGQMQDAQAIPILIEVLKDVTQEPMVRHEAGEALGAIGDISVIPVLEEYSKDSVPEVAETCQLALRLLQWLKSNDVSTNSKKSPYMSVDPAPPTDISDIQKLKNILLNEDVPLFERYQAMFSLRNIRTPESILALSDGLKAGSALFRHEIAFVLGQLQEEITVPYLRASLEDENENEMVRHECAEALGSIATPDCFSILNKYLDDSKRVVRESCIIALDMCEYENSSEFQYADTLCKVSA
- the LOC143218150 gene encoding uncharacterized protein LOC143218150 isoform X2, with product MHNEGNDFQLLCECVKISCTKNMGNLMTACAAKTKQHHEGLPLIESKDFEIIQTIWKTVEKDSAYYGFTMYTTLFKNYPQYAKYFEDESIPEFVREAKVKKKFTIIYDIIAVLFINYNVKPAQRDYLLGYIAMLHKDMGLTIQDIENFVSCIVEALCTELPQLMTPDNVIVQMKYFNVVSESMILLMEKHNTKIDEMSRLTGKDDRIFSPCFTRQTDMMYNYPLKYWLYKKRYWEYRRAVWASLEMGPAVGTAAVITDNRKMHLQQRRRSMELRRAASQRRQRSAAAKNRSSSDSDPNTEHNRTGKRKPVPGTWQLPNLLTKKLINANTAPKRLTMETIHEMLYDKTRKDRSRVENNDPPIEIQKNHEPTLSMPANPQSSKGTTASVNGNNAARERKRQRDSFSHQ